In Aedes albopictus strain Foshan chromosome 3, AalbF5, whole genome shotgun sequence, the following are encoded in one genomic region:
- the LOC115255489 gene encoding uncharacterized protein LOC115255489 → MAEKKMKSKELKRKNIMDSIQRIDDFLGNFDAERDQNEIAIRLSRLDKLMEAFESIQGEYEAFDDSPEFEAANTKVRAKVEEQYFRVKGGLMSKDTPPPNPVQPLIQQVAPAIAHVTGVKLPTIELPRFDGDLNDWLTFHDSFSSLIHSSPEIPCVQKFQYLRSALRGDALKLIESLTITANNYAIAWGSLLDRYSNPYLLKKKHLQSLMVHTKVSGKSPSALRNVVEDFQRHVKILNQLGEPTAQWCSLLVQLLCARIDDSTLKEWEEFVSGNEDPTYQNLIQFLTRKIRTLESLHISAEQSYSSPQAKHSPPVRQSKQQSTPPKINSFSAMEHAQPSCFACSDCHPLVKCPVFEKMQLKDRLNLVNTKRVCSNCFRSNHFARNCSSNFSCRHCQKRHHTLLHPGFDSPVAGNSSSSIQSNRSGPSSAKSSTANGDVAANLTGGANAISSNSVVEPRGVNVFLSTIVVKVVDGYGNEHSARALLDSGSQCSLMSDRLCQQLRLVRHRIEQPILGVGESQIRAVCSVNTEVRSRFGEFSIPLNCLVLKKLTSDLPAVMIPISNWSIPKHITLADPEFNVPRKVDLIIGAEHFYAILQGGRLQLGPQAPTLVESRFGWFVSGKVSYASIPQALVCCTSTLESLNQNIEKFWKLEELDKPLPSPTEQRCENFYKETVSRKADGRYVVKYPKKDNFQTIIGESFLTSKRRLEGLERRLDSNPILKERYHAFIAEFIELGHMREVPDGEPEPPTACYIPHHAVQKESSSTTKVRSVFDASAKTSSGFSLNDALLVGPVIQDELLDIVIRLRRHKVVLLADIEKMYRQVEIHPDDRPLQRVLWRFNKSDPITKYEMTRVTYGLSPSSFLATRTLLQLAEDEGDSFPLASSALKQDFYMDDFIRSEETICKATQLRKEMDELLSRGCFPLRKWCSNCPEVLEGVPPENLANPSSPTFDPDEAIKALGISWEPATDQFRFIVGPFSVDKPITKSKILSVIAQLYDPLGLIAPVVVSAKILMQLLWTISIDWNDEVPVEIRTIWERFVEDLALLSEFRIHRLAFDMGEVQLHCFTDASESAYGTCVYARTVKPNGEVMVMLLASKSRVAPLKKCSIPRLELCGAQLGAQLSSRVVTALKMESVRIIYWTDSTVVLHWLRSPPQTWKTFVSNRVADIHTITNSSMWHHVPGVDNPADLVSRGMAVPQFLSSSKWIHGPDWLGEGEETWPKLAIPQTTLADVEDERKTTTLLTQNLPPLNPLFARSSSFDRLLRTTAYCLRFAHHTRKEAKQTTITLNPNELDSARDRLVMLVQAECFKAEILLLKRGKPVANNSSLKLLNPFLDSSGIIRVGGRLKLSTESYTTKHQILLPGFHKFTRLLLMSYHRKLIHGGVSLTLGTVRNEYWPTNGRRAVRSVIRTCYRCTRANPRPLQQPVGQLPLTRVTPSRPFASTGIDYCGPVFVKTAYRKSTPTKAYIALFVCFSTKAVHLELVGDLSTASFLSALQRFVARRGKPEHIYSDNATNFVGAKNELHALYRMLSNTTETDRISSALATDGIQWHLIPPRAPNFGGLWEAGVKVAKKHLLRQLGNSPLLHEDLVTILAMIESAMNSRPLAPLSEDPNDFQAITPSHFLIGSSQQALPHPDMKEVSGNRLRNRYDVIQQKQQLFWYHWRTEYLKELQRLSTSNPKRANLKVGQVMILQDSCLPPVRWPLVRIVELHPGQDGVTRVVTVRTPTGAIMKRAVTKLCPLPTTDEEETTYADESPTASGSGDFI, encoded by the coding sequence ATGGCGGAGAAGAAAATGAAATCCAAGGAGCTGAAGCGCAAAAACATCATGGACTCCATCCAACGAATAGACGATTTCCTGGGGAACTTCGATGCAGAGCGTGACCAAAACGAGATAGCGATTCGGTTGAGCAGGCTCGATAAATTGATGGAGGCATTCGAGTCCATCCAGGGCGAATACGAGGCATTCGACGATTCTCCAGAATTTGAGGCGGCAAATACAAAGGTAAGGGCTAAGGTGGAAGAACAATATTTCCGGGTGAAAGGCGGTCTAATGTCGAAGGATACTCCCCCTCCCAACCCAGTGCAACCGTTAATCCAGCAAGTGGCACCCGCCATTGCTCATGTAACCGGAGTGAAACTTCCTACCATCGAACTTCCACGGTTCGACGGCGATTTGAATGATTGGTTAACGTTCCACGACTCGTTTTCCTCCTTAATTCATTCCTCGCCAGAAATACCTTGCGTTCAAAAGTTTCAATACTTGCGATCGgctttgcgaggtgacgcattaaagCTGATTGAGTCCCTAACGATTACTGCGAACAATTATGCCATTGCATGGGGGTCGCTGCTTGATCGCTACTCCAATCCTTATCTCCTAAAGAAGAAGCACTTGCAGTCGTTGATGGTCCATACAAAGGTCTCGGGCAAGTCGCCGTCCGCACTTCGGAATGTGGTGGAAGATTTCCAGCGGCATGTAAAGATCCTCAACCAGCTGGGTGAGCCGACAGCGCAGTGGTGCAGTCTTCTTGTTCAGCTACTGTGTGCTCGGATCGATGACAGCACTCTGAAAGAATGGGAAGAATTTGTTTCCGGTAATGAAGATCCAACCTATCAAAACCTAATCCAATTCCTAACTCGGAAGATTCGTACCTTGGAATCGTTACACATTTCGGCTGAGCAATCCTACTCTTCTCCTCAAGCAAAGCACTCTCCCCCTGTCAGGCAATCGAAGCAGCAGTCTACACCTCCGAAGATCAACTCCTTCTCTGCGATGGAACATGCACAACCCAGCTGCTTTGCATGTAGCGATTGTCATCCTCTGGTAAAATGTCCGGTGTTTGAGAAGATGCAGCTGAAGGACCGTCTGAATTTGGTGAACACCAAACGTGTTTGCAGCAACTGCTTCAGGAGCAATCATTTTGCAAGGAACTGCTCCTCCAATTTCTCCTGTCGGCATTGTCAGAAGCGGCATCACACCCTTCTGCATCCAGGTTTTGATTCTCCAGTGGCGGGGAATTCCAGCTCCAGCATCCAATCCAATCGATCGGGCCCATCCTCTGCTAAATCCAGTACTGCGAATGGTGATGTAGCTGCGAACTTGACTGGAGGTGCTAACGCGATATCATCCAACTCGGTCGTTGAACCCCGCGGCGTAAACGTGTTCCTCTCGACCATCGTCGTCAAGGTTGTAGACGGTTATGGGAACGAACATTCGGCACGAGCTTTATTGGACAGCGGATCGCAATGTAGCCTCATGAGCGACCGACTTTGTCAGCAACTTCGTTTGGTTCGGCATCGTATTGAGCAACCTATCCTCGGTGTTGGTGAGTCCCAAATTCGAGCAGTTTGTTCGGTGAATACCGAAGTTCGATCGAGATTCGGAGAATTTTCCATCCCTCTCAACTGCCTGGTGCTCAAGAAATTGACCTCCGATCTACCTGCTGTGATGATCCCAATATCCAACTGGAGTATCCCCAAGCATATAACTCTCGCTGATCCAGAGTTCAATGTGCCCCGCAAGGTGGATCTCATCATTGGTGCGGAACATTTTTATGCGATCCTACAGGGTGGCCGGTTGCAACTAGGTCCGCAAGCACCAACCCTCGTCGAGAGTAGATTTGGCTGGTTTGTTTCGGGAAAGGTTTCCTACGCGTCAATCCCCCAAGCCTTGGTATGCTGTACGTCCACCCTAGAGTCACTGAACCAGAATATCGAGAAATTCTGGAAACTAGAGGAATTAGACAAACCCCTTCCTTCACCCACCGAGCAACGTTgtgagaatttctacaaggaaaCAGTTTCGAGGAAAGCAGATGGTAGATATGTCGTCAAATACCCCAAGAAGGACAATTTCCAAACTATCATCGGGGAATCGTTTCTTACTTCCAAGCGGCGACTAGAAGGTTTGGAACGAAGGCTAGATAGTAATCCCATCCTGAAGGAGAGGTACCATGCATTCATCGCTGAATTTATTGAGCTGGGGCATATGCGGGAGGTACCTGATGGCGAACCAGAACCACCCACTGCTTGCTACATTCCTCATCATGCGGTTCAGAAGGAATCCAGTTCGACGACCAAGGTGCGGAGCGTTTTCGATGCATCCGCTAAAACGAGCTCGGGGTTCTCCTTAAACGATGCACTACTCGTCGGTCCGGTCATCCAGGATGAACTGCTGGACATCGTCATCCGTCTCCGTAGGCACAAGGTCGTTCTGCTGGCCGATATTGAGAAAATGTACCGGCAGGTAGAAATCCATCCCGACGATCGTCCTCTGCAGCGTGTGTTGTGGCGGTTCAACAAAAGCGATCCGATTACCAAATACGAGATGACCAGAGTGACCTACGGACTATCCCCATCATCGTTTCTCGCAACACGAACACTACTTCAACTTGCCGAAGATGAAGGCGATTCGTTTCCCCTCGCATCGTCGGCACTCAAGCAAGATTTCTACATGGATGATTTTATTCGCAGCGAAGAGACTATCTGCAAGGCAACCCAACTAAGGAAGGAGATGGATGAATTGCTGAGCCGTGGTTGTTTCCCCCTAAGAAAGTGGTGCTCAAATTGTCCAGAGGTTTTAGAAGGAGTCCCACCTGAGAATCTGGCCAACCCATCCAGCCCAACATTTGATCCGGACGAAGCGATAAAggctttgggaatttcttgggaacctGCGACGGACCAATTTCGCTTCATCGTTGGCCCTTTTTCGGTAGATAAACCTATCACCAAAAGTAAAATTTTGTCCGTTATTGCCCAGCTTTATGATCCCTTGGGTCTGATCGCGCCCGTAGTGGTAAGCGCCAAAATTTTGATGCAACTACTGTGGACAATCTCCATCGATTGGAATGACGAAGTACCTGTGGAGATCCGAACTATTTGGGAACGTTTTGTGGAGGATTTGGCCCTACTATCCGAGTTCCGAATCCACCGATTAGCCTTTGACATGGGGGAAGTGCAACTGCATTGCTTCACCGATGCATCGGAGTCAGCGTATGGGACCTGTGTCTACGCTCGGACCGTGAAACCCAATGGCGAAGTGATGGTGATGTTACTCGCATCCAAATCACGCGTAGCACCTTTGAAGAAGTGCAGCATACCGAGACTGGAATTATGTGGCGCGCAACTAGGAGCTCAATTGTCGTCGAGAGTTGTCACAGCACTGAAAATGGAATCCGTACGCATCATCTACTGGACCGATTCGACGGTGGTACTACACTGGCTTCGTTCACCACCACAGACCTGGAAAACCTTCGTGTCGAATCGAGTAGCGGATATTCACACCATAACGAACAGTTCGATGTGGCATCATGTACCCGGAGTAGACAACCCTGCCGATTTGGTGTCCCGTGGAATGGCCGTCCCGCAGTTTTTGAGCAGCAGTAAATGGATCCATGGACCGGATTGGTTGGGAGAGGGGGAGGAAACCTGGCCGAAGCTTGCAATACCGCAAACAACACTCGCCGATGTAGAGGATGAGCGCAAGACAACCACACTGTTGACCCAAAATCTACCACCACTCAACCCTTTATTTGCCCGTTCGTCATCGTTCGATCGACTGCTACGAACAACTGCTTATTGTTTGCGCTTTGCTCACCATACCAGGaaagaagcaaaacaaacaaCTATCACCCTCAATCCAAACGAACTCGATTCTGCCAGAGATCGTTTGGTAATGCTTGTTCAAGCCGAATGCTTCAAGGCAGAGATTCTTCTGCTCAAAAGAGGAAAGCCAGTTGCCAACAATTCCAGCCTCAAACTGTTAAACCCTTTTCTGGACTCCTCGGGTATAATTCGAGTCGGTGGCCGGCTGAAACTATCGACTGAATCGTACACCACCAAACACCAAATTTTGCTACCTGGCTTCCACAAATTCACCAGGTTATTGTTGATGTCATACCATCGCAAATTGATACATGGAGGAGTATCGCTTACGCTCGGCACCGTTCGTAATGAGTACTGGCCTACGAACGGAAGAAGAGCAGTGCGCAGCGTGATTCGTACCTGCTATCGATGTACGCGTGCAAACCCTCGTCCATTGCAGCAGCCCGTTGGTCAACTTCCCCTTACCCGAGTCACCCCAAGTCGCCCCTTTGCTTCCACCGGAATTGACTACTGTGGACCTGTATTTGTAAAAACCGCCTACCGCAAGTCCACCCCCACCAAAGCCTATATTGCCCTCTTTGTGTGCTTCAGCACTAAAGCTGTACACCTTGAGCTAGTCGGTGATCTATCGACAGCCTCATTCCTCTCAGCTCTCCAACGTTTTGTAGCTAGACGAGGTAAGCCCGAACATATCTACTCAGACAATGCCACTAATTTTGTCGGGGCAAAAAATGAGTTACATGCCTTATATCGAATGCTCTCAAATACCACCGAAACCGATCGCATCTCGTCCGCTCTCGCCACCGATGGTATACAGTGGCATCTAATCCCACCTCGGGCTCCCAACTTCGGCGGCCTTTGGGAAGCCGGGGTGAAGGTTGCGAAAAAGCACCTACTTCGTCAGTTGGGCAACTCACCCTTGTTGCACGAAGACCTAGTGACGATCCTAGCGATGATCGAAAGCGCAATGAACTCGAGGCCGTTGGCCCCGCTTTCAGAGGACCCAAACGATTTTCAAGCCATCACGCCAAGTCATTTTTTGATTGGCTCTTCCCAGCAAGCCCTACCACACCCGGATATGAAGGAGGTTTCCGGAAACCGGCTACGAAACCGGTACGACGTCATCCAGCAGAAACAGCAGCTTTTCTGGTACCACTGGCGGACggagtacctgaaggaacttcaacgTCTGTCCACCAGCAACCCAAAGCGAGCCAATCTGAAGGTTGGCCAAGTGATGATCCTGCAAGACAGCTGCCTGCCACCCGTACGCTGGCCCCTCGTTCGCATAGTGGAACTGCATCCAGGACAAGATGGCGTGACGCGTGTGGTGACAGTTCGCACTCCAACCGGTGCGATAATGAAGCGAGCAGTGACGAAGCTGTGTCCGTTACCCACAACGGATGAAGAAGAGACCACCTATGCAGACGAATCTCCGACCGCTTCCGGTTCAGGTGACTTCATTTGA